In Ooceraea biroi isolate clonal line C1 chromosome 1, Obir_v5.4, whole genome shotgun sequence, the genomic stretch AAATAATTCGTTACAATTACTGCTGCTTGGCCAAAAAATAACTCATTAGTTATTAGTCATAAATTTTACGACgtaagtatttatttttcataatgcTTATATAGgatcaaattatatttataaattataatagtataatttgattaaaatataatattcatttcatTGTTACTGAATGCTTCATCGCTTGTTAAATTACAACCCGATGAAGCAATATCGAAGACAACAtatgtagaaaaattaaaatgcaatttgcaattttgatttaatccaaaaaataaatattacattatagtaaatattatttaaagccaatataaatctataaagTAATTATAGAATTAGCTGCTTATGACTTATGAATTAGCTAACAAGTGACATCAGTCATTTGTTGCTCGAAACatgtaacaaaattatcgTGTTAGAGTTACgggtaaaaaaataatacagttACCGGAAAAAGTAACTGTAAACACGTTATAGATAATTAGAGTTCTAAAATATAGAAGCGCGAACTCTACCCTCTACTCTGTCGCCGTCGTTGCCATCTTAGGCCAGTATAGTGATGCTTCAGCCAACAAAAAGATGAATTATCATGAGAATCCGATACATGTATGCTGCTAGGCACAAATAAAGAGCCTACAATGCCAGTGACCCGCACTTATTTAACacagagaaaatatttctacttACCGTAGccacaagaaataataatatttaaacttcATATCAATACTATATTTGACCACATTTGATTAGGAAGAGGGAGTAAGTTCGCGCCTCATCAATTTTACGACTCTACAAGTAATGAGTTACTTCTTCACCCTGAATATCTTCCACgtataaatgaaattattctaGCAATAATCAGAACTCTGTGGTATTCGTAACTCATCAtcaatcatcggaataaatcaTTACAGTTTATTGTGATATCATTATCCTGTTCACGCAAGTATaatggaaattaattatataaaatggtctatctctataaaataaatcaacaTACAGGATTCTCTTATAAATGCTACTTTATCACATATtagtgaaaataaattaaattatcaagagacacggtagtgtctcgcgccaagtatacgcgcagcgagaccgaccgtgtactattacgcgacgcgacgttttcAGAGACGCTTAGTTTAATAATACACGAGTAATAGCCATAAAAAGTTACGATAAAAGTatgagtaataaataaaaagagatatcaagatcatcatcatcacttCTGGGACACAAATCGCGTTTACGGAAGAGAAGCACGCAAAAGAGTAATCAATTACATACGTCAATTACATAGTGCGCCCGAAGTCCgaatatgcaaaattattaatatttaaggaGACTAACAcgcgatataaaaaatacctatacatataaaaaaatttggcAGCGCTTCACAGtctgaataaaatagaaaatcttTTAGAAAATTCCTTAACTGGGTAGGATAAAGAGAATACCGTTCGCGTATATCTGAGTACAGTTCAGTCTACAATTCTCTTGCCGCGAGTATTGCGgggaatttttttctctaagttatatatatgtaaaaaaatatcaacaataaaaatacattctcGTTGAAAATATCGTCAGTGAGAAAAACTATTTCGTCCGAGAGAGTTTGCTTCCAGAAACGCGATGCAAGGTATATATATCCCACTCTGTGGTTTCCTCAGAAAGTACACTTTCCTACTCAAAAAGTATCTTACGCAGCATGCACAAAAGAGCATGGTCTGTGACCGTGTAAAGATACAGTATAGTTCCCGTCAAGATAATACGCCGATAGtctacaattaattatatttatattccgaTAGCTCTTACGCTATCTTATGTCTATGAGTTGGATACGAAGAGGCGTACAAAAACTGACACATTTTATCTATGCCATTTTCAATTCAATCCTTGATTatcaaaatgtcaaatttcGAATTCgtggattttttatttaaagcaaaATTACCGATCCAAAAATCTGAAAAGTACtgaatactttttttatctccTGTTCGCATCCACATTTGTTCATAtcttataagaatatatatatatatatatatatatataatatataattgtatataattacgtCGTCAACTATTAATCCTTTTCTGTTCTATGCTATACTTTGCTGGATCGTTTTCCGTATCTTTCTACGTCTTTCTCAAGCACACCTTTCTGCTCTTATATATTACAGTTTGATTCACatttatacacatacataataGTCCACTTGCCCCCGTGGTCAGACGCACGGATTTTCTTTCACGGCTCACAGATACATAGAACAGCAACATTCATTTCTCATTGCTAGATCGTTCGTTAAAACATCGTCATCCTTCGTAGCATCGAAAACGAGTTCACACATTGTCATGCACGGATATCTACACAAATTCCCTTCCTTTATATATCGCTACATTACATTTTGGCTTTCGCGTTAATTGTCATGATTCGACAGGTACTACTATACGTCGCACCACAAAGGCATGATCATCATCCTCATTCGTTAATCCTGCACGTAATCTCAATGTAGAACATCCATTTATATcgattcatttaaaaataatcgaaGTACATATCTGTGCCGTGAGAATTTCGCCCCCGGAAATTCAACGGACAACGCGCGCTAGCAGAGAAACGAGTTCCCGGCTATCAGATCCTAACACACAGACCGCACAGCGACAACAGAAGCCTGCCTAATCGACTCGACCGTACATAGGTACAATGTCCTTCTCTATCCAAAAATCGCAGTTGGAGTGACCCTGTTCGAGTAACGTATCCTGACCGACAACCAGCACTCGCTTCGCGCCGGACGGATCGGCCTGTGCAACCTCGCCGTGCCACACGTAATGGTTGAATAATTGCTGCATAGCGGATAcgtgcctcttttccgcgggCGTAACAGCGGCGTAGGTCCCGAGAATGGCCGCGGCGTCGCTATCAGGATCGGCCAAGTATCGACGCGGTTGAGTAGCAATGTAAAACGGTACGTCATTTCTCATTCTGGCGACCGTCAGCAACGGACAGACTACGCGGATGTCGGAGATCATGGTAAGCAGTCCCTTCAACGTGGCGTTGTAGCgcctgaaaaaaataatactttagtCTGAGAAATTGTAGTGATTTACATCACATTAAAAGAAGCTAAGAaatgacaaataaaattttagaagataaagaaaattttaataagatattttttgtaCGTTCTCTCTTTACTTCAACCGAGTAGTAGTATTAGTTTACATTATTAGATTCATTatccaatatatatatatatatatatatatatatatatatcgctatTTGTCACTTGCAACACACTTTCCCTCACCTCAGAGCTTCATCTGTCAAGCCAGAAGTTCCAATCAAGGATTCTCGCACGATTTGTGCGACTTGGGTAGCATTGAGAGTAACGTTCGGTGAGAGATATCGCGGCGGCGTGCCCGAGTGTGCGGTAGTACCCATTACAATTTTCACCGGTAATTTCGTCTCATTTCCAAGAATCTGACCAACATGCACCTGGAGAATCGTGCCATCCAGCACGAGCCATTCGTGTCTTTTGCCCTTGGTAGAGGCGGCCTCTCTCATCATCGGTAGACCTACATTACCCATGTGCCACATCTCTGCGACATCCATAAGCTCCTCGGCGCTCTTGCTTCTCAGACAGGCGGCGTTGCTACACCGAATTGAGTCGAGGAACGACTTGCTCAGTTCCTCGGATTTGTCCAGGTCTTTACCGGGGAAAATCGCACTACCGCTTGATATCCACACTTGTGAAAAAAGGCCCTTAGCACGACGACTACCGATCAGCGTCGTCACAAGAGTACCGCCTGCTCGATGTCCCCACAGAGTGACGGATGTCCTGTTGCCGCCAAAGTTCTCGATGTTCAGCTGCACCCACTGAAGCGCCATTATGATGTCCGATAGTCCATAATTGCCTGAACTCGGTGGATGAGACGTTCTGGAGAGGGGCTCGGCGGCCAAGAATCCGAAAACGCCCAATCTGGtggaaatataatgaataaaaatgaagcacaatattttttcttacgGCTTAACACATAACGGTGATacattgatatttataatataaaatatcaatgagATGCTAATGTGTGTCTTGAATTACTTATATTGATATCAAGGATTAAAACAATCAGAGAACGAATCAATTACAAGTTAATTAGAAGTCAGTtaggagaaaaagaataattggCAACTCCAGAAAGTTTTCTTGCCGTAATTTGAAcgatttgataattaatattaattaaaagtattaattaaaaagtattaattaaacattcttCCAATTTCATTAAAAGTATCCGGAAAATGTCTTACCGGAAATTTGGCCGCACGAACACAAtgtcgcgaacgcgcgctAGCTTGGCCGAAGGTTGCATTATACCGGGCGAGCCGCCACTTAGGGTCTCAGCGCCAATCATGACGACCACAGGCAGTGGAGAATCGTATCGGACTGCCGGCGTGAATACATCAAGATACAAGCAATCCTCAACACCGTCTATGCGGCCGGATGTCTCGCGTTGCCAGCAGTTTTCGGAGGAATTGTGCGCCAAATAAGTGCCGTTCCAACAGTGCTCGATACGAGTTAGAGACTGAGCATGCTGCCAACGGCGATTGTCAATCGGCGGCATCGCGTACGGAATTCCGCGGAATGCAAAGCCGCCATCCTCCAAGACGCCTTGTACTAGTCCACACGCCGTTACCGCCTCAATATACTTGCCGTCTTTCAACGGCTGAGTAGGAATCCGCCTGGGGCCAGCACAGGCGATGcagatgatgatgataacgGCGAGCAGGATGAATAAAGTAATTCCTACAATcgacaatttaaataaatataatgaatagaaattattaatataacaaatatgaaaaatattacaatatatataaatgctgaaattattatttgaattgaAGATACTAAACACGTGATATCGTGTattctgtattttattatacctgAGACCACTATGTGTCTTCTAATCGCGGATATACAGAATACCAATGGATGTTTCGGTGGCTCGGTGTTGTCAGCCGCATCGTCAAGCCCGTCAAGACGAACGGTCTCCATGCCATCATCGTTGGTGATAGGATTCTTCTCTGCAGTACCATCGTCGAGCGTTTCGACACTTGCTAATCCTGCAGTGCCGGTCTGTCCTAACTCAGAATCAGTTTCCTGAAGCAAGtgtggaaataaaataaactaagaGTTAAGAATGAAAATAGATTAAGTAGATTCAATGAGTAcgataatcaatttaattatatacacacacataccaTTATGAATTAATTCATCGTAAAAAGCTATTTTTTGTGAAACTAAGATTCCTATCAGGAagtgttaatttttttcgtaatATCATCTAGCTGATTTACAGTTCAAagttatttctttatatcagagatgtaataatattctacGCGAAAAACGATCAAAGCGAACGTGATACTGGGGATACGACACATGCGGAACAACTGAAGAAAAATGAGTTTTTGCCCTTGCTCAATTTATCTTGATACTGCAGTAAACACCATATGTGTGAACACAGATCTCGTACATACATTTTGTacgcaaatattatatgtcccttttaatgaaatataattgttttaattttatctgaaGCATTTTTGATAATTACCCTACAAATATTGGCtatgcaacaatttttgtagattttattgaaaacttttctatttattgtatgaaTTGTTCTCTTTACAGAAgtagaatttatataataaataaagcttTCAATGCACAAATAATCCGAttcaaaaacataaaaatgtacacaacatatttttttattttttcatttgtatgcaggatatattttataagatcgaagttaaaaatattatattttcacgtCCTAAGTTAGCTCTCAAGAATAGTATAAAGAGATaacgaaagaaggaaaaaggagaacgacaaaaaaaaacatttcggAAAAGATCGAGATTTGAGCGTCACGCgagtttctttctttattttcaatggATTATATGTATGCTAGATGCGGATTCAAAGAATCTTTTCTCCCTCGTCACAACAACGTAAAAATGCGCTTTCATTTTTACATCGTCATTATTTCGCCGCTCCGAGCGCGGTAAAAA encodes the following:
- the LOC105277800 gene encoding neurotactin is translated as MSQADQDKSMDKKEIAEEEREKMLNAENTKHTGDAPAPDLESEEQKPKKKIPIGGIKMPGFCRTKSKEPCKDEETKPAESTDAESAPVVTKETESNAPSAEKLTTPAKDSKEKEGRKGILNAIRFPLVSSVFSRRKKETDSELGQTGTAGLASVETLDDGTAEKNPITNDDGMETVRLDGLDDAADNTEPPKHPLVFCISAIRRHIVVSGITLFILLAVIIIICIACAGPRRIPTQPLKDGKYIEAVTACGLVQGVLEDGGFAFRGIPYAMPPIDNRRWQHAQSLTRIEHCWNGTYLAHNSSENCWQRETSGRIDGVEDCLYLDVFTPAVRYDSPLPVVVMIGAETLSGGSPGIMQPSAKLARVRDIVFVRPNFRLGVFGFLAAEPLSRTSHPPSSGNYGLSDIIMALQWVQLNIENFGGNRTSVTLWGHRAGGTLVTTLIGSRRAKGLFSQVWISSGSAIFPGKDLDKSEELSKSFLDSIRCSNAACLRSKSAEELMDVAEMWHMGNVGLPMMREAASTKGKRHEWLVLDGTILQVHVGQILGNETKLPVKIVMGTTAHSGTPPRYLSPNVTLNATQVAQIVRESLIGTSGLTDEALRRYNATLKGLLTMISDIRVVCPLLTVARMRNDVPFYIATQPRRYLADPDSDAAAILGTYAAVTPAEKRHVSAMQQLFNHYVWHGEVAQADPSGAKRVLVVGQDTLLEQGHSNCDFWIEKDIVPMYGRVD